Proteins from one Mycolicibacter virginiensis genomic window:
- a CDS encoding helix-turn-helix transcriptional regulator, with protein sequence MSATFAVRLNRLFDVVYPPGRGPHTSAEVIAALKAEGVTMSAPYLSQLRSGNRTNPSSATMAALANFFRIKPAFFTDDDYYAKLDAELSWLDSVRDAGVRRIATHAVGLSPEAQEDVLARIDELRRKEHLSA encoded by the coding sequence ATGAGCGCGACGTTCGCTGTCCGCTTGAATCGCCTTTTCGATGTGGTCTATCCACCCGGCCGCGGACCGCATACGTCCGCCGAGGTAATTGCCGCACTCAAAGCGGAGGGCGTCACGATGTCGGCCCCCTACCTTTCCCAGTTGCGCTCGGGGAATCGGACGAACCCGTCCAGCGCCACCATGGCCGCGCTGGCCAACTTCTTCCGGATCAAGCCGGCGTTCTTCACCGACGACGACTACTACGCCAAGCTCGACGCCGAGTTGTCATGGCTGGACAGCGTCCGCGACGCCGGAGTACGGCGCATCGCGACCCACGCTGTCGGGCTCTCGCCGGAGGCCCAGGAGGACGTCCTGGCCCGCATCGACGAGCTTCGTCGCAAGGAGCACCTCAGCGCCTGA
- a CDS encoding LLM class F420-dependent oxidoreductase, whose translation MRFAFKTSPQNTTWSDMLAVWRAADDIDVYESGWTFDHFYPIFSDPTGPCLEGWTTLTALAQATTRLRVGTLVTGIHYRHPAVLANMAAALDIISGGRLELGIGAGWNEEESGAYGIELGSISERFDRFEEACQVLIGLLSADTTTFAGTYYQLTDARNEPKGPQRPHPPICIGGNGEKRTLKITATYAQHWNFVGGTPAEFARKRDVLAAHCADIGRDPKQITLSAHLRLQPDLDYGQLIEDAAALGAEGLDLAIVYLPAPHDPAVLEPLAEAIRDSGLPA comes from the coding sequence ATGCGCTTCGCGTTCAAGACTTCACCGCAGAACACCACCTGGTCCGACATGCTGGCCGTCTGGCGAGCCGCGGACGATATCGACGTCTACGAGTCCGGCTGGACCTTCGACCACTTCTACCCGATCTTCTCCGATCCGACCGGGCCGTGCCTGGAGGGCTGGACCACCCTGACGGCGTTGGCCCAGGCGACCACCCGGTTGCGAGTCGGCACGTTGGTGACCGGCATCCACTACCGCCACCCCGCCGTGCTGGCCAACATGGCCGCCGCGCTCGACATCATCTCCGGCGGACGGTTGGAGCTGGGGATCGGCGCGGGTTGGAACGAAGAGGAGTCGGGCGCCTACGGAATCGAGTTGGGCAGCATCTCCGAGCGCTTCGACCGTTTCGAGGAGGCCTGCCAGGTCCTGATCGGCCTGTTGAGCGCCGACACCACCACCTTTGCCGGCACCTATTACCAACTCACCGACGCCCGCAACGAACCCAAGGGACCGCAGCGCCCCCACCCGCCGATCTGCATCGGCGGCAACGGCGAGAAGCGCACGCTGAAGATCACGGCGACATACGCCCAACATTGGAATTTCGTCGGCGGCACTCCGGCCGAGTTCGCCCGCAAGCGCGACGTGCTGGCCGCGCATTGCGCCGATATCGGGCGCGACCCGAAGCAGATCACCTTGTCGGCGCACCTGCGGTTGCAGCCGGATCTTGATTACGGGCAGCTGATCGAGGACGCCGCAGCACTCGGCGCCGAGGGCCTGGATCTGGCGATCGTCTATCTGCCGGCGCCCCACGACCCGGCGGTTCTCGAGCCGTTGGCCGAGGCGATCCGCGATTCCGGACTGCCGGCATAG
- the rraA gene encoding ribonuclease E activity regulator RraA codes for MTARFRPTADLVDEIGPDVRSCDVQFRQLGGRTEFAGRISTVRCFQDNALLKSVLSEPGDGGVLVIDGGGSLHTALVGDVIAELARSNGWAGLIVHGAVRDASTLRTLDIGIKALGTNPRKSSKTGAGERDVVVEFGGTAFVPGATAHSDDDGIVVV; via the coding sequence GTGACGGCGCGCTTCCGGCCCACCGCCGACCTGGTCGACGAGATCGGCCCCGACGTACGCAGCTGCGACGTTCAGTTCCGCCAACTCGGTGGCCGCACGGAGTTCGCCGGTCGCATCAGTACGGTGCGCTGCTTCCAGGACAACGCGCTGCTCAAATCGGTGCTTTCTGAGCCTGGCGACGGCGGGGTTCTGGTGATCGATGGCGGCGGCTCGCTGCACACCGCACTGGTCGGTGACGTCATCGCCGAGCTGGCGCGTAGCAACGGCTGGGCAGGGCTGATCGTGCACGGCGCGGTGCGCGACGCCTCGACCCTGCGCACCCTCGACATCGGCATCAAGGCGCTGGGCACCAATCCCCGCAAGAGCAGCAAGACCGGCGCCGGTGAGCGTGACGTCGTCGTCGAGTTCGGCGGCACCGCCTTTGTGCCCGGCGCGACCGCCCACAGCGACGACGACGGCATCGTTGTCGTCTAG
- a CDS encoding copper resistance CopC family protein, with protein MLFAATGVAAAHAVLVSSDPARDAELARGPERVSATFNEQLQSDFAAMTVVGPDGHLWSTGDTRVDGAVASVAVRPLGPTGTYTVHYRVTSADGHVVSGSWPFQLTVAGTGEPGPAVTDRTDAAPAIPRRYADPQGDLPIWPFVAGAVVLVGIGLWFNRPRS; from the coding sequence ATGCTGTTCGCGGCCACCGGCGTGGCCGCCGCGCACGCCGTGCTGGTGTCGTCGGACCCGGCACGCGACGCGGAACTGGCGCGCGGCCCAGAGCGCGTCAGCGCCACCTTCAACGAGCAGCTGCAGTCCGACTTCGCGGCCATGACGGTGGTGGGTCCCGACGGGCACCTGTGGTCCACCGGGGACACCCGGGTGGACGGCGCAGTCGCCAGTGTCGCGGTGCGTCCGCTGGGCCCCACCGGCACCTACACGGTCCACTATCGGGTCACCTCCGCCGACGGGCATGTGGTGTCCGGTTCGTGGCCATTCCAGCTGACGGTGGCCGGCACCGGGGAGCCCGGCCCCGCGGTCACCGACCGTACCGACGCCGCACCCGCCATACCGCGCCGCTACGCCGACCCCCAGGGTGACCTGCCGATTTGGCCGTTCGTCGCCGGTGCGGTGGTGCTCGTCGGGATCGGTCTGTGGTTCAACCGGCCTCGATCCTGA
- a CDS encoding flavin-containing monooxygenase, with product MTEHLDVVIVGAGISGISAAWHLQNRCPNKSYAILESRDNLGGTWDLFKYPGIRSDSDMFTLGFRFKPWRSAHSIAEGADIWNYINEAAVENGIDKHIRYRHRVVSADWSDADNQWTVTVDNNGEQEQITASFVFACSGYYNYAEGYSPEFPGAEDFAGTIVHPQHWPEDLDYAGKKIVVIGSGATAVTLIPALANSGAGHVTMLQRSPTYIGALPLVDPFAVQANRFLPTKAAHFANRWKAIGFSTLQYQLARKFPKYMRKTLMTMAKHRLPEGFDVQKHFGPRYNPWDERLCLAPNGDLFKTIRSGKADVVTDTIDTFTKTGIRLNSGQELDADIIITATGLNMQLLGGASLLRNGEPIDLPKAMTYKGLMFSGVPNAAVTFGYTNASWTLKADLVSEFVCRVLNYMDDNGFDRVEPQHPGAAVKEEPFMDFSPGYFRRAMDDLPRSGSEAPWRLKQNYLLDLRLIRHGKVDEKSLKFSKHRAPVSV from the coding sequence ATGACTGAACACCTCGATGTTGTGATCGTCGGCGCCGGCATCTCCGGTATCAGCGCGGCCTGGCACCTGCAGAACCGCTGCCCGAACAAGAGCTACGCCATCCTGGAAAGCCGGGACAACCTCGGCGGCACCTGGGACTTGTTCAAGTACCCGGGCATCCGCTCGGACTCCGACATGTTCACCCTGGGCTTCCGGTTCAAGCCGTGGCGGTCGGCGCACTCGATCGCCGAAGGCGCCGACATCTGGAACTACATCAATGAGGCCGCCGTCGAAAACGGCATCGACAAGCACATCCGCTACCGGCACCGGGTCGTTTCGGCCGACTGGTCCGATGCCGACAACCAGTGGACGGTCACCGTCGACAACAACGGCGAGCAAGAGCAGATCACCGCGTCGTTCGTGTTCGCGTGCAGCGGCTACTACAACTACGCCGAGGGCTACTCGCCGGAGTTCCCCGGCGCCGAGGACTTCGCCGGGACCATCGTGCACCCGCAGCACTGGCCGGAGGACCTGGACTACGCCGGCAAGAAGATCGTGGTGATCGGCAGCGGCGCCACCGCGGTGACCTTGATTCCCGCGCTGGCCAACTCCGGCGCCGGACATGTGACCATGCTGCAGCGGTCGCCGACCTACATCGGCGCGCTGCCCCTGGTCGACCCGTTCGCGGTGCAGGCAAACCGGTTCCTGCCGACCAAAGCGGCGCACTTCGCCAACCGCTGGAAGGCGATCGGCTTCAGCACCCTGCAGTACCAGCTGGCGCGAAAGTTCCCGAAGTACATGCGCAAGACGCTGATGACGATGGCCAAGCACCGGCTGCCCGAAGGCTTCGATGTGCAGAAGCACTTCGGGCCGCGGTACAACCCGTGGGATGAGCGGTTGTGCTTGGCGCCCAACGGCGACCTATTCAAGACCATCCGCAGCGGCAAGGCCGACGTCGTCACCGACACGATCGATACCTTCACCAAGACCGGGATTCGGCTGAACTCCGGCCAGGAACTCGACGCCGACATCATCATCACCGCGACCGGCCTGAACATGCAGCTGCTGGGCGGGGCCTCGCTGCTGCGTAACGGTGAGCCGATCGATCTGCCCAAGGCGATGACCTACAAGGGCTTGATGTTCTCCGGCGTGCCCAACGCCGCGGTGACTTTTGGCTACACCAACGCGTCGTGGACGCTCAAGGCAGACCTGGTCTCGGAGTTCGTCTGCCGGGTGCTCAACTACATGGACGACAACGGCTTCGACCGCGTCGAGCCCCAGCACCCGGGTGCCGCGGTGAAGGAAGAGCCGTTCATGGACTTCAGCCCCGGCTACTTCCGCCGGGCGATGGACGACTTGCCGCGCTCGGGGTCAGAGGCCCCGTGGCGGCTCAAGCAGAACTATCTGCTGGACCTGCGGCTGATCCGGCACGGCAAGGTGGACGAGAAGTCGCTGAAGTTCAGCAAGCACCGGGCGCCGGTGAGCGTCTGA
- a CDS encoding TetR/AcrR family transcriptional regulator → MTRTTGPGREHASHARRGAPPAQRLLETATELFAAQDIREVGIDRILAEAGVAKASLYSLYGSKEALVLAYLTALDQADRKRYHGAAARLDDPVEQILLFFDLAAAAAKKRRYRGCLYVNAAGAYAGTELEPVVAHRRWMHAMLAGLLAQAGVADAQERAGDLQLLYDGALVGSKVERSVAPIVRARRLAADQIATTATRIT, encoded by the coding sequence ATGACGCGCACGACCGGACCGGGCCGCGAGCATGCCTCGCACGCCAGGCGTGGCGCGCCGCCCGCCCAACGGCTGCTGGAAACGGCAACGGAACTCTTTGCAGCACAGGACATTCGAGAAGTGGGTATTGACCGGATCCTGGCCGAAGCCGGGGTTGCGAAGGCGAGTCTCTACAGCCTCTACGGCTCGAAGGAAGCGCTCGTGCTGGCCTACCTGACCGCTTTGGATCAGGCTGATCGCAAGCGATACCACGGGGCCGCGGCGCGACTCGACGATCCCGTCGAGCAGATCCTGCTGTTCTTCGACCTCGCCGCGGCGGCCGCCAAGAAGCGCCGCTACCGCGGATGCCTGTATGTCAACGCCGCCGGCGCGTATGCCGGTACCGAACTCGAACCGGTGGTTGCTCATCGGCGCTGGATGCATGCGATGTTGGCGGGGCTACTTGCTCAAGCCGGTGTCGCCGATGCGCAGGAGCGCGCGGGTGACCTTCAGTTGCTCTATGACGGCGCGCTGGTGGGCTCCAAAGTCGAACGGTCCGTCGCGCCGATCGTCCGGGCCCGTCGGCTGGCCGCCGACCAAATCGCCACTACAGCTACACGCATCACTTAG
- a CDS encoding TetR/AcrR family transcriptional regulator gives MTSPNATRHGRRGTRPSGDDRELAILTTAERLLEQRPLAEISVDDLAKGAGISRPTFYFYFKSKDAVLLSLLEPMIAAADSEFVGAVQRLPTDPRRIWRSGIKAFFIAFSSHRAIARAGTEALATSPEFKAMWNGFMQRWIEQTAAMITAERERGAAPTTIDALDLATSLNQMNERTMMAALVAEQPSVPHEKVVDTLTHVWVSSIYGQAS, from the coding sequence ATGACCAGCCCAAATGCGACCCGTCATGGACGCCGAGGAACGCGGCCATCCGGCGACGATCGGGAGCTGGCTATCCTGACCACCGCCGAACGACTGCTTGAGCAGCGCCCGCTGGCCGAGATCTCGGTCGACGACCTGGCTAAGGGCGCCGGGATCTCGCGACCCACCTTCTACTTCTATTTCAAGTCCAAAGACGCGGTGCTGCTCTCGCTGTTGGAGCCGATGATCGCAGCGGCCGACTCGGAGTTCGTCGGAGCGGTGCAACGACTGCCCACTGACCCGCGCCGGATCTGGCGCAGTGGCATCAAGGCGTTCTTCATCGCGTTCAGCTCACACCGCGCGATCGCCCGGGCTGGAACCGAGGCACTGGCCACCAGCCCGGAATTCAAGGCGATGTGGAACGGCTTCATGCAGAGGTGGATCGAGCAGACCGCCGCGATGATCACCGCGGAACGCGAGCGCGGCGCCGCGCCGACGACTATCGACGCCCTGGATCTGGCGACGTCACTGAATCAGATGAACGAGCGCACCATGATGGCGGCGCTGGTGGCCGAGCAGCCGTCGGTGCCGCACGAAAAGGTGGTCGACACGTTGACCCACGTGTGGGTCAGCAGCATCTACGGCCAGGCGTCCTGA
- a CDS encoding ABC transporter ATP-binding protein has translation MGTESVRITEGSKRFGSVAVLRDINLAVGDGEFVAVLGSSGSGKSTLLRVLAGLESLDGGIVTWNSDGNRPRTGVVFQRPLLMPWLSVAENVAYARRFAAHRADFDQARAANLMTRFGVDQLGDRYPDQLSGGQAQRVAILRAVATNPRLLLLDEPFSALDPTTRTDLQGWLAQLAVELGVTVVLVTHDVDEALRLAERVVLLGADGRLRNQWAVGATTPDGLADLRRDILAHYDADRIGVAGVRS, from the coding sequence GTGGGAACTGAGTCGGTACGTATAACCGAGGGCAGCAAGCGGTTTGGGTCCGTCGCCGTCTTGCGTGACATCAACCTCGCGGTCGGCGACGGTGAATTCGTCGCGGTCCTGGGCAGCAGTGGCAGCGGCAAGTCGACGCTGCTGCGCGTGCTGGCCGGGCTGGAGTCCCTGGATGGCGGTATCGTCACCTGGAATTCTGACGGCAACCGGCCACGCACCGGCGTGGTGTTCCAGCGTCCGTTGCTGATGCCCTGGCTCAGCGTCGCCGAGAATGTCGCCTACGCGCGACGGTTCGCCGCCCACCGGGCAGACTTCGACCAGGCGCGCGCCGCTAATTTGATGACCCGATTCGGTGTCGACCAGCTGGGGGATCGTTATCCCGATCAGCTGTCCGGAGGTCAGGCCCAACGCGTCGCCATTCTGCGAGCAGTGGCCACCAACCCGCGGCTGTTGCTGCTCGACGAACCGTTCAGCGCACTGGACCCGACCACCCGCACCGACCTACAGGGCTGGCTGGCGCAGTTGGCGGTCGAGCTGGGAGTGACCGTTGTCCTGGTGACGCACGACGTCGACGAGGCGTTGCGGCTGGCCGAGCGAGTCGTGCTCCTCGGCGCGGATGGGCGCCTGCGCAACCAGTGGGCGGTCGGCGCCACCACGCCCGACGGTCTCGCCGACCTGCGCCGGGACATCTTGGCGCACTACGACGCCGACCGCATCGGCGTCGCCGGAGTGCGGTCGTGA
- a CDS encoding acyl-CoA dehydrogenase family protein — MSAPVHLVHTALADLTAIVADRAEALDTGRLDVRDDLARFGSAGLFEAALRDDGLPELVSVIEHTAAASLAVGFSLWAHTMAVTYLAHAPAPARKERLAALSSGTRAGVTAMAAGLKQVAGLGPVPLVADSSGDHLRITGPIHWASNVFDDSLIVLPARRPDGTTLVAVIDANLPGITVNPAPDLMALGATASTSLRLNEVTVSPEQILTEDLASFVSTIRPTFLLLQTAFCVGVAAAAREGAEQATGPLAEQFGTERTELGQQLHRLRDKLFALARDPQAAGLAEIIRLRLDAATTAVDATRLESTLAGGAGYATRSAANRRFREAAFLPIQSPSEGQLRWELSRYV, encoded by the coding sequence GTGAGCGCTCCGGTGCACCTTGTGCACACCGCGCTGGCCGACCTCACCGCGATCGTCGCGGATCGCGCCGAGGCGCTCGACACCGGTCGCCTCGACGTGCGCGACGACCTGGCGCGGTTCGGGTCGGCGGGACTGTTCGAGGCCGCGCTACGCGACGACGGTCTGCCGGAATTGGTTTCGGTGATCGAACACACCGCGGCGGCCAGCCTGGCGGTCGGATTCTCGCTGTGGGCGCACACCATGGCGGTGACCTATCTGGCCCACGCGCCGGCACCGGCACGTAAGGAACGCTTGGCGGCACTGAGCAGCGGCACCCGCGCGGGCGTGACGGCAATGGCGGCCGGACTCAAGCAGGTCGCCGGCCTGGGCCCGGTTCCACTGGTCGCCGACAGCTCCGGTGACCACCTGCGGATCACCGGACCGATTCACTGGGCGTCCAACGTCTTCGACGATTCCTTGATCGTGTTGCCGGCCCGCCGCCCCGATGGCACAACCCTGGTAGCGGTGATCGATGCGAATCTGCCGGGTATCACCGTCAACCCCGCTCCCGACCTGATGGCCCTGGGGGCCACCGCCTCGACGTCTCTGCGCCTCAACGAGGTCACGGTCTCGCCAGAGCAGATCCTCACTGAGGACCTGGCGTCCTTCGTCAGCACCATTCGACCGACTTTTCTGTTGCTGCAGACCGCTTTCTGTGTCGGCGTGGCCGCTGCCGCGCGCGAGGGCGCCGAGCAAGCTACCGGCCCGCTGGCCGAACAGTTCGGTACCGAGCGCACCGAGCTCGGCCAGCAGCTTCACCGGCTGCGCGACAAGCTGTTCGCTTTGGCCCGTGACCCGCAGGCGGCCGGTCTCGCCGAGATCATTCGGCTACGCCTGGACGCCGCAACGACCGCGGTAGACGCTACCCGGCTGGAATCGACGTTGGCCGGCGGCGCCGGCTACGCCACCCGCAGCGCAGCCAACCGACGCTTTCGGGAGGCGGCTTTTCTCCCTATCCAATCTCCATCGGAAGGACAACTGCGGTGGGAACTGAGTCGGTACGTATAA
- a CDS encoding YcnI family protein, with product MSAPMRATALAAAITAASVVGATPAWAHVHASSPGAVRGGVAMVTFEVPNESPNGSATTELTVTLPDVASARTETKPGWTARLDRDPKSGAVHSVTWTATAGAGIGADQFGLFRIAMRLPDAETVNFPSAQRYADGTEVRWDETPPPGGGEAPHPVPMLQLGTGPASATEHHAQHPEPAVSAGPAPEAGSEAGEHHGDNAARLLGGAALLVAALAATIALGRRRA from the coding sequence ATGAGCGCCCCGATGCGCGCCACGGCGCTGGCCGCGGCGATCACCGCAGCTTCCGTCGTCGGCGCCACGCCCGCTTGGGCGCATGTGCACGCCAGCAGCCCCGGCGCGGTGCGCGGCGGGGTTGCGATGGTCACTTTCGAGGTTCCCAACGAGTCACCGAACGGTTCTGCCACAACGGAACTCACCGTAACGCTGCCCGATGTGGCCTCGGCTCGCACGGAAACCAAGCCCGGCTGGACCGCACGCCTGGACCGCGACCCCAAATCCGGGGCGGTGCATTCGGTGACCTGGACCGCCACTGCCGGCGCGGGTATCGGCGCCGACCAGTTCGGACTGTTCCGGATCGCAATGCGACTGCCCGACGCAGAAACAGTGAACTTCCCGTCAGCACAGCGGTACGCCGACGGCACCGAGGTGCGCTGGGACGAGACTCCTCCACCCGGCGGCGGTGAGGCGCCGCACCCGGTGCCCATGCTGCAGCTGGGGACCGGGCCCGCGTCGGCGACCGAACACCATGCCCAGCACCCGGAGCCGGCCGTGTCCGCCGGCCCGGCGCCCGAGGCGGGTTCCGAGGCCGGCGAGCATCACGGCGACAATGCGGCGCGGCTGCTCGGCGGCGCCGCACTGCTGGTCGCGGCTCTGGCTGCCACGATCGCCCTGGGCAGGCGGCGCGCGTGA
- a CDS encoding DUF4242 domain-containing protein, whose amino-acid sequence MTLYLYEIAPLRLDRSDADRAIKELDAVIHREGGELIEAQVAGEAHRIFAIAEFGSCQAPSVDAATLSVAEASGPHSVRLVGAELAQLKAARPAAGYLVEWDLPADLDMETYLARKKAKSPKYADVPEVTFLRTYVREDMDKCLCFYDAPDETAVRRAREAVTTPIDRLHRLEGEQR is encoded by the coding sequence ATGACTCTGTACCTCTACGAGATCGCTCCGCTGCGCCTCGACCGCTCCGACGCCGACCGCGCGATCAAGGAACTTGACGCTGTCATCCACCGCGAGGGTGGTGAACTGATCGAGGCCCAGGTGGCCGGTGAGGCACACCGGATCTTCGCGATCGCGGAATTCGGCTCCTGTCAGGCACCTTCGGTGGACGCGGCAACGTTGTCGGTGGCCGAGGCCAGCGGCCCGCACTCGGTACGACTGGTCGGCGCTGAGCTCGCTCAACTCAAGGCCGCCCGCCCCGCCGCCGGCTACCTCGTCGAATGGGACCTACCCGCCGATCTGGACATGGAGACCTACCTGGCTCGTAAGAAGGCCAAGTCCCCGAAGTACGCCGATGTCCCCGAAGTGACCTTCTTGCGCACCTACGTGCGCGAAGACATGGACAAGTGCCTGTGCTTCTACGACGCCCCCGACGAGACCGCGGTCCGCCGGGCTCGGGAAGCCGTCACCACCCCGATCGACCGGCTGCATCGCCTGGAAGGCGAGCAGCGGTGA
- a CDS encoding YggS family pyridoxal phosphate-dependent enzyme, whose protein sequence is MDATLRARWEQLRARVDDACRAAGRSPEDVEVLPVSKTFGPELIREAVDLGMRRFGENKVQEIKDKAGPLFDCGIDWVMIGHLQTNKAGVVARLAAEVQSLDRSRLAVALDRHLRAENRVIDVLVQVKTSDEPSKYGLDPAQLLPFLDELAGYSTMRVRGLMTLAINTDDPDTVRGCFRRLRQLRDAAAEHGHDVPRLSMGMSGDFALAIAEGATEVRIGTALFGSRPYPDSYYWPERA, encoded by the coding sequence ATGGACGCCACCTTGCGGGCGCGTTGGGAACAGCTTCGCGCGCGCGTCGACGACGCGTGCCGCGCTGCGGGGCGTTCGCCCGAGGACGTCGAAGTGCTGCCGGTGAGCAAGACCTTCGGTCCCGAGCTGATCCGGGAGGCCGTCGATCTGGGCATGCGCCGGTTTGGCGAGAACAAGGTCCAAGAGATCAAGGACAAGGCCGGGCCGCTATTCGACTGCGGCATCGACTGGGTGATGATCGGACACCTGCAGACCAACAAGGCCGGCGTGGTGGCGCGGTTGGCCGCCGAGGTGCAGTCTTTGGATCGGTCCAGACTGGCGGTGGCGCTGGACCGCCACCTGCGCGCCGAGAACCGGGTCATCGACGTGCTGGTGCAGGTCAAGACCTCCGACGAGCCCAGCAAGTACGGCCTGGATCCCGCCCAGCTGCTGCCGTTCCTCGACGAGCTGGCCGGCTATTCCACGATGCGGGTGCGCGGCCTGATGACGCTGGCCATCAACACCGACGACCCCGACACCGTTCGCGGCTGTTTCCGCCGGCTGCGCCAGCTACGTGACGCCGCCGCCGAACATGGCCATGACGTGCCGCGGTTGTCGATGGGGATGAGCGGCGACTTCGCACTGGCGATCGCCGAGGGCGCTACCGAGGTACGGATCGGGACCGCGCTGTTCGGGTCCCGACCCTACCCCGACTCCTACTATTGGCCAGAGCGCGCCTAG
- a CDS encoding DUF6474 family protein, whose amino-acid sequence MGLFRKRKSRATRRAEARALKAGAKLEARLAAKGEAKRFRASQRADARALKAQIKSDRNRDRTARKAAESQLKAARDGRILSPARVRRTLVVTRMLAPVVVPLVYRAAMAVRGLIDEQRAARLGVPLARVGEFSGNGARLSARIAGAEKTLRLVQERKPKDSETKQFVAAITDRLSDLSTAVTAIETMPGDRRRVASASISDQLDGIDADLMARLGLPS is encoded by the coding sequence ATGGGCCTGTTCAGAAAACGCAAGAGCCGCGCGACCCGGCGTGCCGAAGCACGGGCGCTGAAGGCCGGCGCCAAGCTTGAGGCGCGATTGGCCGCCAAGGGTGAGGCGAAACGCTTCAGGGCCAGCCAGCGCGCGGATGCGCGTGCGCTGAAGGCTCAGATCAAGTCGGACCGCAACCGCGACCGCACCGCACGCAAGGCCGCCGAGAGCCAGCTCAAAGCCGCCCGCGACGGCCGGATCCTTTCGCCGGCCCGCGTCCGGCGCACGCTGGTGGTCACCCGAATGCTGGCGCCGGTCGTTGTGCCGCTGGTGTACCGGGCCGCGATGGCCGTGCGCGGCCTGATCGACGAGCAGCGCGCGGCCCGGCTCGGAGTGCCGCTGGCCCGCGTCGGCGAGTTCTCCGGAAATGGCGCCCGGCTCTCGGCGCGAATCGCCGGGGCAGAGAAGACCCTGCGCCTGGTGCAAGAGCGCAAGCCCAAGGACTCCGAAACCAAGCAGTTCGTCGCGGCGATCACCGATCGGCTGTCGGACCTGTCGACGGCGGTGACTGCCATCGAGACCATGCCGGGAGATCGTCGCCGAGTGGCCTCCGCCTCGATCAGCGACCAGCTCGATGGAATCGACGCCGATCTGATGGCTCGGCTGGGGCTGCCGTCATGA